One stretch of Hevea brasiliensis isolate MT/VB/25A 57/8 chromosome 12, ASM3005281v1, whole genome shotgun sequence DNA includes these proteins:
- the LOC110669764 gene encoding branched-chain-amino-acid aminotransferase 2, chloroplastic isoform X2 — protein MPADYMYTTKCSKDGSFEQGRLSRYGNVELSPSAGVLNYGQGLYEGTKAYRKEDGRLLLFRPDQNAIRMRMGADRLCMPCPSIDQFVDAVKGVALANKRWVPPPGKGTLYIRPLLMGSGPVLGLAPAPEYTFLVYASPVGNYFKEGLAPLSVYIEEEFHRASRGGAGGVKSITNYAPVLKAIARAKSRGFSDVLYLDSVNKNYLEEVSSCNIFLVKGNVISTPAANGTILQGVTRRSVIEIARDHGYQVEERAIAVDELVDADEVFCTGTAVGVAPVGSITYQNRRVEYKIRAESLTQELYSTLEGIKTGLIEDKKGWIIEI, from the exons ATGCCAGCGGATTACATGTACACAACGAAATGTTCTAAAGATGGAAGTTTTGAACAAGGACGACTTAGTCGCTATGGAAATGTTGAATTAAGCCCATCTGCAGGAGTCCTGAATTACGGGCAG GGATTGTATGAAGGCACGAAAGCATATAGAAAAGAAGATGGTCGTTTACTTCTTTTTCGTCCAGATCAAAATGCCATCCGCATGAGGATGGGTGCTGATAGACTGTGCATGCCTTGTCCCTCCATTGATCAATTCGTTGATGCAGTGAAAGGAGTTGCTCTAGCCAACAAGCGTTGG GTTCCTCCTCCAGGGAAAGGAACTTTGTATATTAGACCTTTGCTAATGGGTAGTGGTCCTGTCTTGGGTTTGGCACCTGCACCTGAATACACGTTCCTCGTATATGCTTCTCCTGTGGGCAACTATTTCAAG GAGGGCTTGGCACCCTTGAGCGTATATATTGAAGAGGAATTTCATCGTGCCTCTCGCGGTGGAGCTGGTGGTGTTAAGTCCATCACGAATTATGCACCT GTTCTGAAAGCAATAGCCAGAGCTAAAAGCAGAGGATTTTCTGATGTTCTGTACCTGGACTCAGTGAATAAAAATTATCTGGAAGAAGTCTCTTCTTGCAACATTTTCCTTGTGAAG GGCAATGTAATTTCCACTCCAGCTGCTAATGGGACTATCCTACAAGGTGTCACTAGAAGAAGCGTGATTGAAATTGCTCGTGATCATGGTTATCAG GTTGAGGAACGTGCAATTGCAGTAGACGAATTGGTGGATGCTGATGAAGTCTTTTGCACTGGAACTGCAGTTGGTGTTGCTCCAGTAGGCAGTATCACATATCAGAATAGAAG AGTTGAATACAAAATCAGAGCTGAATCCTTGACTCAGGAGCTGTACTCAACTCTTGAAGGAATTAAAACGGGTCTTATTGAAGATAAGAAAGGCTGGATCATTGAGATCTAA
- the LOC110669845 gene encoding homeobox-leucine zipper protein HAT22, whose product MSFGISDGVCNTGLGLGLSCHDKQQNCSQSDHHLQQKKKRLSLKYDHMFPSLTLGLPQEPYPSAAKVEADLQPQVSSPSAVSSFSNNSSIKKEREFGGEEVEVERVSSRVSDEDEEGSPRKKLRLTKQQSATLEDSFKEHSTLNPKQKQALAEQLNLRPRQVEVWFQNRRARTKLKQTEVDCEVLKKCCETLTEENKRLQKELQELKSLKLAAPLYMQLPAATLTMCPSCERINSGGDASSTSTLTVGPKPHFYSPFTHPSAAC is encoded by the exons ATGAGTTTTGGAATTTCTGATGGAGTTTGTAACACCGGCCTTGGTCTAGGATTAAGCTGCCATGACAAGCAACAAAACTGTTCTCAATCCGATCATCATCTTCAACAAAAGAAGAAGAGACTTTCCTTGAAATATGATCACATGTTCCCCTCTCTTACGTTAGGCCTTCCACAAGAGCCATATCCATCGGCTGCTAAGGTGGAAGCAGATTTGCAGCCACAGGTATCGTCTCCTAGTGCAGTTTCTTCATTTTCTAATAACTCAAGtataaagaaagagagagagtttGGCGGAGAAGAAGTAGAAGTGGAGAGAGTTTCTTCCAGGGTTAGTGATGAAGATGAAGAAGGAAGTCCCAGAAAGAAACTCAGACTTACCAAACAACAGTCGGCTACTTTGGAAGACAGCTTCAAAGAACACAGCACTCTCAATCCT AAGCAAAAGCAAGCCTTGGCAGAACAGCTGAATCTCAGGCCGCGTCAAGTAGAAGTGTGGTTCCAGAACAGAAGAGCCAG GACTAAGCTGAAGCAAACTGAGGTAGATTGTGAGGTACTAAAGAAATGTTGCGAAACACTAACAGAAGAGAACAAGAGGCTGCAAAAGGAGCTACAAGAGCTTAAATCGTTGAAACTGGCTGCACCACTATATATGCAGCTGCCTGCAGCCACCCTCACTATGTGCCCTTCTTGTGAGAGGATTAACAGTGGCGGGGACGCCTCTTCTACTAGCACTTTAACGGTTGGACCAAAGCCTCATTTCTACAGTCCCTTCACCCACCCATCTGCAGCTTGCTAG
- the LOC110669764 gene encoding branched-chain-amino-acid aminotransferase 2, chloroplastic isoform X1, whose product MIQRVSCLHNLVQSLRLGSLSQLGSYICYSSQAASSLQQVSKACADGENEYANLDWDNLGFGIMPADYMYTTKCSKDGSFEQGRLSRYGNVELSPSAGVLNYGQGLYEGTKAYRKEDGRLLLFRPDQNAIRMRMGADRLCMPCPSIDQFVDAVKGVALANKRWVPPPGKGTLYIRPLLMGSGPVLGLAPAPEYTFLVYASPVGNYFKEGLAPLSVYIEEEFHRASRGGAGGVKSITNYAPVLKAIARAKSRGFSDVLYLDSVNKNYLEEVSSCNIFLVKGNVISTPAANGTILQGVTRRSVIEIARDHGYQVEERAIAVDELVDADEVFCTGTAVGVAPVGSITYQNRRVEYKIRAESLTQELYSTLEGIKTGLIEDKKGWIIEI is encoded by the exons ATGATTCAGAGGGTTTCATGCTTACACAATTTGGTTCAATCTTTACGTCTTGGTTCTTTATCTCAG CTTGGATCTTATATTTGCTACTCGTCACAAGCTGCATCTTCTCTACAACAAGTGAGCAAAGCCTG TGCTGATGGTGAGAATGAGTACGCTAATTTGGATTGGGATAATCTTGGATTTGGTATCATGCCAGCGGATTACATGTACACAACGAAATGTTCTAAAGATGGAAGTTTTGAACAAGGACGACTTAGTCGCTATGGAAATGTTGAATTAAGCCCATCTGCAGGAGTCCTGAATTACGGGCAG GGATTGTATGAAGGCACGAAAGCATATAGAAAAGAAGATGGTCGTTTACTTCTTTTTCGTCCAGATCAAAATGCCATCCGCATGAGGATGGGTGCTGATAGACTGTGCATGCCTTGTCCCTCCATTGATCAATTCGTTGATGCAGTGAAAGGAGTTGCTCTAGCCAACAAGCGTTGG GTTCCTCCTCCAGGGAAAGGAACTTTGTATATTAGACCTTTGCTAATGGGTAGTGGTCCTGTCTTGGGTTTGGCACCTGCACCTGAATACACGTTCCTCGTATATGCTTCTCCTGTGGGCAACTATTTCAAG GAGGGCTTGGCACCCTTGAGCGTATATATTGAAGAGGAATTTCATCGTGCCTCTCGCGGTGGAGCTGGTGGTGTTAAGTCCATCACGAATTATGCACCT GTTCTGAAAGCAATAGCCAGAGCTAAAAGCAGAGGATTTTCTGATGTTCTGTACCTGGACTCAGTGAATAAAAATTATCTGGAAGAAGTCTCTTCTTGCAACATTTTCCTTGTGAAG GGCAATGTAATTTCCACTCCAGCTGCTAATGGGACTATCCTACAAGGTGTCACTAGAAGAAGCGTGATTGAAATTGCTCGTGATCATGGTTATCAG GTTGAGGAACGTGCAATTGCAGTAGACGAATTGGTGGATGCTGATGAAGTCTTTTGCACTGGAACTGCAGTTGGTGTTGCTCCAGTAGGCAGTATCACATATCAGAATAGAAG AGTTGAATACAAAATCAGAGCTGAATCCTTGACTCAGGAGCTGTACTCAACTCTTGAAGGAATTAAAACGGGTCTTATTGAAGATAAGAAAGGCTGGATCATTGAGATCTAA
- the LOC110669806 gene encoding branched-chain amino acid aminotransferase 2, chloroplastic isoform X3, translated as MPNAQFSPSIHPNHFFSTRNPTLLHYSSALKLYDQHRFLQSWPGMAACKTTFCTRLKAIPSDTDSKTSELANDINWDNLGLNPVLTDYMYVMKCSGTDKFSDGELQPFGNIELNPFSSVLNYGQGIIEGLRAFKKEDDSVLLFRPEANGLRMRVGADRICMPAPTIDQFVRAVKATVSANRRWHGAEPINLVIENDIHRAVSGGVGSINAIGNYATVMKGQVAAKAGGFHDALYLDAVHNKYLEEISAANIFVVKDKTICTPALRGTILPGITRESVIDIARRQRFQVEERPVSVEELFSADEVFCTGNAVGLLPVGSVTYQGKRLSYKEGGLGTVCRQLSSALANIQMGLADDKMGWTVVWKLEDK; from the exons ATGCCCAACGCTCAATTCTCTCCTAGTATTCATCCCAATCATTTCTTCTCTACCAGAAATCCTACCCTTCTTCACTATTCTTCGGCTCTCAAG CTATACGATCAGCACCGTTTCTTGCAGTCTTGGCCTGGGATGGCCGCTTGTAAAACTACTTTCTGTACCAGGCTCAAAGCGATTCCATCTGACACTGATAG CAAAACATCTGAATTGGCTAATGATATTAACTGGGACAACCTTGGACTCAATCCTGTGCTCACTGACTATATGTATGTAATGAAATGTTCTGGAACCGACAAGTTTTCAGATGGTGAGTTGCAGCCTTTTGGGAACATTGAATTGAATCCATTCTCTTCTGTCTTGAACTATGGCCAG ggaattattgaaggtttgagaGCAttcaagaaagaagatgactcggtTTTGTTATTTCGTCCTGAGGCAAATGGGCTGCGAATGAGAGTGGGAGCAGACAGGATCTGCATGCCTGCGCCAACCATTGATCAGTTTGTGCGAGCTGTCAAAGCTACTGTTTCAGCAAATAGACGATGG CATGGTGCAGAACCAATTAATCTGGTCATTGAGAATGATATTCATCGTGCAGTTTCTGGTGGAGTTGGAAGCATAAATGCTATAGGAAATTATGCCACG GTTATGAAGGGACAAGTTGCAGCTAAAGCAGGTGGTTTTCATGATGCTTTGTATCTTGATGCTGTTCACAACAAATATCTTGAAGAAATTTCTGCTGCTAACATTTTTGTAGTGAAG GATAAAACAATATGTACTCCAGCATTGAGAGGGACAATTCTGCCAGGCATTACACGAGAAAGTGTTATTGATATTGCTCGCAGACAAAGGTTTCAG GTTGAGGAGAGACCTGTTTCAGTTGAGGAATTATTTAGTGCTGATGAAGTTTTTTGTACGGGAAATGCTGTTGGTTTATTGCCTGTGGGTAGCGTTACTTACCAGGGTAAAAG GTTGTCCTACAAGGAAGGCGGACTTGGTACTGTGTGCAGGCAGCTCTCCTCTGCCCTTGCTAATATACAGATGGGCCTTGCAGATGATAAAATGGGTTGGACTGTGGTCTGGAAGTTGGAAGACAAGTGA
- the LOC110669806 gene encoding branched-chain amino acid aminotransferase 2, chloroplastic isoform X1, with the protein MPNAQFSPSIHPNHFFSTRNPTLLHYSSALKLYDQHRFLQSWPGMAACKTTFCTRLKAIPSDTDSKTSELANDINWDNLGLNPVLTDYMYVMKCSGTDKFSDGELQPFGNIELNPFSSVLNYGQGIIEGLRAFKKEDDSVLLFRPEANGLRMRVGADRICMPAPTIDQFVRAVKATVSANRRWVMMVLKQCKMFMCSICILVLCCYYQIAIGLHDMMQVPPPSKGFLYIRPLLIGSGAVLSLTPSPEFIFLIYVTPVRNYFEHGAEPINLVIENDIHRAVSGGVGSINAIGNYATVMKGQVAAKAGGFHDALYLDAVHNKYLEEISAANIFVVKDKTICTPALRGTILPGITRESVIDIARRQRFQVEERPVSVEELFSADEVFCTGNAVGLLPVGSVTYQGKRLSYKEGGLGTVCRQLSSALANIQMGLADDKMGWTVVWKLEDK; encoded by the exons ATGCCCAACGCTCAATTCTCTCCTAGTATTCATCCCAATCATTTCTTCTCTACCAGAAATCCTACCCTTCTTCACTATTCTTCGGCTCTCAAG CTATACGATCAGCACCGTTTCTTGCAGTCTTGGCCTGGGATGGCCGCTTGTAAAACTACTTTCTGTACCAGGCTCAAAGCGATTCCATCTGACACTGATAG CAAAACATCTGAATTGGCTAATGATATTAACTGGGACAACCTTGGACTCAATCCTGTGCTCACTGACTATATGTATGTAATGAAATGTTCTGGAACCGACAAGTTTTCAGATGGTGAGTTGCAGCCTTTTGGGAACATTGAATTGAATCCATTCTCTTCTGTCTTGAACTATGGCCAG ggaattattgaaggtttgagaGCAttcaagaaagaagatgactcggtTTTGTTATTTCGTCCTGAGGCAAATGGGCTGCGAATGAGAGTGGGAGCAGACAGGATCTGCATGCCTGCGCCAACCATTGATCAGTTTGTGCGAGCTGTCAAAGCTACTGTTTCAGCAAATAGACGATGGGTAATGATGGTTCTTAAGCAATGTAAAATGTTTATGTGCAGTATATGCATTTTAGTGTTATGTTGTTACTATCAAATAGCCATAGGGCTCCATGACATGATGCAGGTTCCCCCTCCAAGTAAAGGCTTTTTATACATCCGACCCCTACTTATAGGCAGCGGAGCTGTTCTTAGTCTTACGCCCTCTCCTGAATTCATCTTTCTGATTTATGTTACTCCAGTGAGGAATTATTTTGAG CATGGTGCAGAACCAATTAATCTGGTCATTGAGAATGATATTCATCGTGCAGTTTCTGGTGGAGTTGGAAGCATAAATGCTATAGGAAATTATGCCACG GTTATGAAGGGACAAGTTGCAGCTAAAGCAGGTGGTTTTCATGATGCTTTGTATCTTGATGCTGTTCACAACAAATATCTTGAAGAAATTTCTGCTGCTAACATTTTTGTAGTGAAG GATAAAACAATATGTACTCCAGCATTGAGAGGGACAATTCTGCCAGGCATTACACGAGAAAGTGTTATTGATATTGCTCGCAGACAAAGGTTTCAG GTTGAGGAGAGACCTGTTTCAGTTGAGGAATTATTTAGTGCTGATGAAGTTTTTTGTACGGGAAATGCTGTTGGTTTATTGCCTGTGGGTAGCGTTACTTACCAGGGTAAAAG GTTGTCCTACAAGGAAGGCGGACTTGGTACTGTGTGCAGGCAGCTCTCCTCTGCCCTTGCTAATATACAGATGGGCCTTGCAGATGATAAAATGGGTTGGACTGTGGTCTGGAAGTTGGAAGACAAGTGA
- the LOC110669806 gene encoding branched-chain amino acid aminotransferase 2, chloroplastic isoform X2 has product MPNAQFSPSIHPNHFFSTRNPTLLHYSSALKLYDQHRFLQSWPGMAACKTTFCTRLKAIPSDTDSKTSELANDINWDNLGLNPVLTDYMYVMKCSGTDKFSDGELQPFGNIELNPFSSVLNYGQGIIEGLRAFKKEDDSVLLFRPEANGLRMRVGADRICMPAPTIDQFVRAVKATVSANRRWVPPPSKGFLYIRPLLIGSGAVLSLTPSPEFIFLIYVTPVRNYFEHGAEPINLVIENDIHRAVSGGVGSINAIGNYATVMKGQVAAKAGGFHDALYLDAVHNKYLEEISAANIFVVKDKTICTPALRGTILPGITRESVIDIARRQRFQVEERPVSVEELFSADEVFCTGNAVGLLPVGSVTYQGKRLSYKEGGLGTVCRQLSSALANIQMGLADDKMGWTVVWKLEDK; this is encoded by the exons ATGCCCAACGCTCAATTCTCTCCTAGTATTCATCCCAATCATTTCTTCTCTACCAGAAATCCTACCCTTCTTCACTATTCTTCGGCTCTCAAG CTATACGATCAGCACCGTTTCTTGCAGTCTTGGCCTGGGATGGCCGCTTGTAAAACTACTTTCTGTACCAGGCTCAAAGCGATTCCATCTGACACTGATAG CAAAACATCTGAATTGGCTAATGATATTAACTGGGACAACCTTGGACTCAATCCTGTGCTCACTGACTATATGTATGTAATGAAATGTTCTGGAACCGACAAGTTTTCAGATGGTGAGTTGCAGCCTTTTGGGAACATTGAATTGAATCCATTCTCTTCTGTCTTGAACTATGGCCAG ggaattattgaaggtttgagaGCAttcaagaaagaagatgactcggtTTTGTTATTTCGTCCTGAGGCAAATGGGCTGCGAATGAGAGTGGGAGCAGACAGGATCTGCATGCCTGCGCCAACCATTGATCAGTTTGTGCGAGCTGTCAAAGCTACTGTTTCAGCAAATAGACGATGG GTTCCCCCTCCAAGTAAAGGCTTTTTATACATCCGACCCCTACTTATAGGCAGCGGAGCTGTTCTTAGTCTTACGCCCTCTCCTGAATTCATCTTTCTGATTTATGTTACTCCAGTGAGGAATTATTTTGAG CATGGTGCAGAACCAATTAATCTGGTCATTGAGAATGATATTCATCGTGCAGTTTCTGGTGGAGTTGGAAGCATAAATGCTATAGGAAATTATGCCACG GTTATGAAGGGACAAGTTGCAGCTAAAGCAGGTGGTTTTCATGATGCTTTGTATCTTGATGCTGTTCACAACAAATATCTTGAAGAAATTTCTGCTGCTAACATTTTTGTAGTGAAG GATAAAACAATATGTACTCCAGCATTGAGAGGGACAATTCTGCCAGGCATTACACGAGAAAGTGTTATTGATATTGCTCGCAGACAAAGGTTTCAG GTTGAGGAGAGACCTGTTTCAGTTGAGGAATTATTTAGTGCTGATGAAGTTTTTTGTACGGGAAATGCTGTTGGTTTATTGCCTGTGGGTAGCGTTACTTACCAGGGTAAAAG GTTGTCCTACAAGGAAGGCGGACTTGGTACTGTGTGCAGGCAGCTCTCCTCTGCCCTTGCTAATATACAGATGGGCCTTGCAGATGATAAAATGGGTTGGACTGTGGTCTGGAAGTTGGAAGACAAGTGA